In Cellulomonas wangsupingiae, the genomic window GAACCCGATGCGCTGGGGCGGACTGGGCTGACGGGCCGGGGCGGTGTCAGCGGGGGGTCGTGTCCCCGTCGACGTACTGCCAGCCCTCCGGCCCGCGCACGAACCGGTTGACCTCGCGCACGGACCCGCGCCCGTCGGGCCCGCGCCAGAACGCCTCGAACTCCACGGTGCCCGCGGTGTCGAACGCGCCGCCGCCGGACGTCGCGAGCACGTCGAGGCGGTACCAGCGCACGTCCTCGTCCAGCGCGAGGTCCGCCGGCCGGGTGGACGGGTGCCAGGAGCGCAGCAGGTGCGCGGCGTCGCCGACGGCGAACGCGCTGAAGCGCGAGCGCATGAGCTGCTCGGCGGTGCCGGCGGTGCGCGCGCCGGAGTGCAGCGGCTCGCAGCACTCGTCGAACGGCAGGCCGCTGCCGCAGGGGCATCTGGTCACGGCAGCAGTATCCCGGTCACCGCAGCACGACCGTGCCGGCGGGGTTCCGCGCCGCCAGGACGCCGTCGATCGTGCCGACGCTCGTCACGTCGGGCAGGTCGGCCTCCCACCGCACGGTGCCGGCGCCGGGGTCGACCGCGACGAGCTCGGCGCGCGACGCCGGGGCGTCCAGGCCGTCGACGAGGAGCAGCACGCCGTCGGTCGCCAGACCTGCGACCGCCGCGTCCGGGCTGAACAGCTCCGGTGCGGTCACCTCCCACAGGATCTCGCCGGTGCGGGCGTCGAGCGTCGACACGCGGTACCCGTCGTGCGCGTGCACGCGGCCACCCAGGACCAGCGCCTCCTGGGTGCCCGTGACGTCGCGCGCGCGCCACCGCATCTCGCCCGTCGCGGCGTCCCAGGCGCGCAGGCCGCCGGACAGCGTGAGCGCCAGGTCCGGGACGCTGCCGTCGTCGACCGTCACCGGGATGGGGCCACCGTCCAGGCGCACGTCACGCTCGGGCCCCATCAGCCGGGTGTAGCCCTCGCTCGCCACGACCAGCGCGGACCCGTCCGGTCGGGCGCCCAGGACGGTCGCGAGGGTGCCGGCCGACCCGGTGGCCGTCCCGTCGGACGCGTCGAGCAGCACGGCACCCGCCCCCAGGACGGCGACGGCCTCGTCGCCCACCGGGACCACGCGCACCTCGGCGCCCCACCGCAGCCAGCCACCGCCGAACCCGGTCTCGGCGTGCACCCGCCACCGTTCCGCGCCGGTCGCGGGGTCGAGCGCCCACGCCGTCGTGCCGTCGTCCAGCGGCGCCGCCAGCACCACCTGGTCCCCGACCACCTCCAGCGCGGCCGCGACGGCACCGCCCTCGTCCGCCCCGTGCCGTTCCCGGACCTCGCCGTCCCCCAGGTCCACGACGACGACCGTCGCCGACGTCGCCGGTGCGCTCCTCGTCGTCGACGCGCCCGCGCCCTGCCCGTCCGGCGTGCTCACCGACGTCGCGTCGTGCGCCAGGCACACGAGGCGGCCCGGCAGGCCCGGACCGTCGGCGCACTGCAGGCCGTACCGCGTGGTGTCCTCGGCCAGCGGCACGGTCGGGGCGCCCAGCACCGGCACCGTCCACCGTTCCGCGCCCGTGGCCACGTCGCGCGCCGTGAGCGTCATCGCGCCGTCCGCCGCGATCCGCTCCTCGACGAGGTCGCGTCCGACGACCACGACGTCCACCGTGTCGTCGTCGACCTGCCACGCGACGCGCGGCGGGTCCGGCTGCGGCGCGAGCACGCCGGGCAGCCGCCCCACGGCGGTGACGCGGGCGCGCTCGCGCGCGTCGGCCACGACCTGCGCCGCGACGAGCACCAGTGCGACCGCGACCAGCACCGCGATCCACCACCGTCGACGGACCGAGGGAGCGGGGTCCTGCGGGGTGGGCGCGTCGGCGTCGTCGTCGAGCACGACCAGCACCGGGTCACCCACGACACGCACGCTACCGACCGGCGGCGTGCGCGGCGCGGGCGGGCGTCAGCCCAGGACCGTCGACCGTGCCTCGGTCGGTGCCAGGTCGGCCACCACCAGCATGTTCATGACGGACCGGACCAGGTCCGCGTCGGTCCGGGCGTCCGAGGTCACCGTTCCCGACGCGTGGCTGACGTGCAGGCGTCCGTCGAGCAGCATGGCCGAGCCGGTGAGCGGGTCGGCGGACCACACGGCGACGGCGAGGACCAGCAGCACGACGACGGCGACGGCGATGCGCCGCCGGTACGGCCGGGGGGAGGCGGACGGCCCCGGCGACGTGCTCGACGCCGGTCCCGACGACGGCGCCCCGCCGCTGCCGCCGGGCTCGTCGTCGTCGATCAGCTCGACGGTGCGCAGAGGACCACGGGGCGCCATCGCCGCAGGCTAGCGGCCCACGTGGCGTGCCGGGAGGGGTCGTCCCACGGCCCGGGTCCCGCCCTCACCGGACCCGGGCGCACGTCACCCCCCGGCCGGGGGGGAGGCCGGGGGGTGACGGGTCACGGGGTGTCGACGACACCCCGTGGGGCGGGCGCCGGGGCGCCCGGGTCAGCTCGCCGCGTGCCGCCGGCGGCGGACGAGCAGGAGAGCGGCACCACCGGCGATCGCGGCGATCGCGGCCAGGAGCCCGACGGCCGCCTGCGTGCCGGTCGCGGCGAGGGTGTCGTCGTCCTCGACGGCCGAGAGCACCTCCGAGCGCTCGGTGGCCGTCGGCGTCGGCGCGGGGGTGGGCGTGGCGCTGGGCGTGGGCGTCTCGGCGGGTGCGGGCAGCACCTCGCTCGTCTCCGACGGCGACGGCGACGGGACCGGCGTCTCGACCGGTGCCGGCAGCACGTCACTCGTCTCCGACGGCGACGGCGACGGCGTCGGTGTCGGCGACGGGGCGGGCGTCTCGACCGGTGCCGGCAGCACGTCGCTGGTCTCCGACGGCGACGGCGACGGAGCGGGCGTCGGGATGGCCGACGGGCTCGGGGAGGCCGAGGGCGTCGGCGTCGGCGTCACCGGCGGCGTCGTGACCGGCGGCGGGACGACCTCGCCCGCGTCGCAGAGCGCGTCGATGTCCACCAGCTTCGTCACGTCGTAGTGCCCGTAGTACGCCAGCGTGTCCGCACTGAACCCGCCGTCCGGCGGCGTGATGACGGTCGGCACGCTGGCCAGCAGGTCGAGCTTGCGGCCCGCGACGCCGTTGCCGACCAGGTCCACCTGCAGGCCGTAGGCGCCGGGGGCGGCGCAGACGTCGGCGGTGTCCTTGGCGTCGAGCGTCAGCGGGATGACCTGCGCGTTCTTCGGCAGCCTCGGCGACGCCTCCCGGCGGGCCGACGCGTCGTCCGTGGGCCACGCCCAGACCTCGTGCAGCGCGACGCGGTGCTGCGTGCGGCTGTTGGACCAGCCCGCCGGCTTGCTGACGTCCTTCTTCTTGTAGAGGAAGTACCCCGTCGCCTTCTCACAGGTGTACGCCTCCCAGGCGATGGGGTCGCCGTGGCGCTTGCCCCCGCAGAGGTCGGCGGGGGAGGTGGTGGGCTTGCCCTTGTCGGGGCGGCCCTTGTCGGGACCGGACGAGTACCCGGGCTTGCCCGAGCCGTGCTGACCACCGCCGGCGGCGGCAGTGGTGGCGGGCAGCACGACGAGTGCTGCGACGGACATGAGGACGATGGGCAGGCGGCGGTTCACGGGGGGACTCCTCGGCCGCGGACGCTTGGACGGGTGCCCGCCGGTACGGCCACGCCGTCGGGCGTAACGGACAATAGAGGCAAACGCCTGCCGGTTGGTGAACTTCTGTCCAAGTTGTGGATGAATCATCCGTTCGGACCCGTGTGCGGTGGTTCGCGGGGCGCGGGTCGGCGGCCGCGGAGGGGAGGTCAGGCGGGTCGCGCGAGGGAGGCGACCGCACGTGCGAGCAGGTCGGCCGACGCGTCGGCACGTGCGTCGTCGTGGTCCGCCACCCACGTCTGGACGACGCCGTCGGTGGCCGACAGCACGAGCGCCGCGACGTGCTCGACGGGTGCGTCCCAGGTGACGCCGCCGCGGTCGGACCAGGACACGAGCTGGCGCTCGATCTCGGCGAGGTACTGGCGCCGCTCCCACTCCGCCGCGCTGACGTCCGCGTCGTCGCGCGCCGCCCGGATGAGCTCGAAGAGGGCGGCCTGGTGCCCGGGGTCGGCGCGCACGATGTCGAGCTGTGCCCTGACCGCCTGCCGGAGCGCGGTCTCGAGGTCGTCCGTGGCCGTGGCCGCGCCCCACGCGGCGGCGGCGCCGGTGAGCTCGCGGTCGATCAGGGCCCGGACGAGGGCGGCCTTGGACCCGAACACGTAGTGGAAGATCCCGTGCGTCACGCCGGCGCGGGCCGTCACTGCGCGCGTGGTCAGACCGGCGAGCCCGTGCTCGCGCAGCACGTCGAGCGCGGCGTCGAGGAGCTGTGCCCGCCGCTCGTCGGCGGAGCGGTGGGCGCCGCTGGAGGAGGGGGTCACCCCGCCATCGTAGGCAGATCTTGGCCAACTGACTTGGACACATGGCCAAGTTCGCCCTAGCCTGCGGGTGAGCAGACCGCCGACCGCAGGAGGGCCCGTGATCGTCGTCGTCCCCGCCGCGCCCTCGGACCTGCACGCCGCCGCGGCGGTCCTGGCCGGGTCGTTCGCGGACGACCCGGTGACGGGCGCCGTCGTCGGTGGCGCCGCCGCCGACCGGCTCGCGCGCACCCAGCACCTCTTCGTCGGCCTGCTGCGGCCCGCCGTGGCGGACGGGACGGTCGACGTCGCGCGGCGCTCGGGCGACCCCGACGTGCTCGGCGTCGCCATCTGGGAGGCCCCGGGCGCGGTCACCAGCATTCCGCGGCTCGCGCGTCAGCTCCCGTCGTTCCTGCGGGCCTGCGGCGCGGGCGGCCTGGTCCGAGCGGCGACGACCAAGCACGCGATCGACCGGCACCGCCCGCGCCGGCCGCACTGGTACCTGCAGGAGATCGGCGTCGTGGCCGAGGCCCGCGGCATGGGGGTCGGCGGCACGCTGCTCGACGCCCGGCTCGCCGTGGTCGACGCGCAGGACGCACCCGCCTACCTCGAGTCGTCGACCGAGCGGAACCGGCGCCTGTACCGGCGCCACGGTTTCGTCGACGTGGCCCCCGTGCGCGGCGTCACGGCCGCGCCCATGGCGATGTGGCGGCCGCCCGTCACCGAGCGCTCCGCCCCCACCGTCGCCACCCCCGACCCGACGGCCTGACGCCCGGCCGTCCCGCGGGAAAACCCCTTGGCGGGCCACGGCGCGCGTCGTAGCGTCGGGGGTACACGGAAGGGAGGTGGTCCGAGACATGAAGTCTTTCCGGACGCGTGAGGTGGCTGCCCGCTAGCCGCCCGAGTCATCGGACGGACTGCTCGATCCGCTCCTGCTCCGCCGGCACCGGCCGGCCGGGTGGCCGGCGAGTCCACGGCAGTCACCGCAGCCCGTGGGAGCCGCGACCTCGTCCTTCGCGGCAGGGCCCCGTCAGGGGTCCGGCCCACGGGCTGTTCCCTGCCCGCACCGCGGCAGGTGAGAGGCTGGGACCGTGGCCCTCAAGTCCCCCGCCGAGATCGAGCAGATGCGCCCCGCCGGGCGGTTCGTGGCCGACGTCCTGACGTCGTTGCGCGAGGTGGCCCGCGTCGGCATGACGACGGCCGACCTCGACGCGCACGCCCGCGAGATGATCGCGAAGGCCGGCGCGCACTCCGTCTACCTGGGCTACCACCCGAGCTTCGGGGCGATGCCGTACCCGGGCGTCCTGTGCACGTCGGTCAACGACAGCGCGCTGCACGGCCTGCCGTCGGAGCGGGTGCTGCAGGACGGCGACGTGCTGAGCATCGACTTCGCGTGCCAGGTCGAGGGCTGGGTCGCGGACTCGGCGCTGACGTTCCAGCTCGGCACGCAGACGCCCGAGGCCCAGCGCCTCATCGCGGCGACCGAGCAGGCGCTGGCCGCCGGCATCGCCGCCGCGCAGCCGAACGCGCGCATGGGCGACGTCTCGGCGGCGATCGGCCGCGCCGCGCGCCAGGGCGGGTACGGGATCAACACCGACTTCGGCGGGCACGGCGTGGGCCGCACGATGCACGAGGACCCGCACGTCCCCAACGACGGGCGCCCGGGCAGCGGCCAGCGGCTCAAGCCCGGTCTGGTGATCGCGATCGAGCCGTGGTTCATGGCCGGCGGCAGCGGCTACGTCATCGACGACGACGGCTGGACCATCCGCAGCGCCGACGGCTCGCTCGCGGCCCACGCCGAGCACACCGTCGCGATCACGAAGCGCGGCCCGGTGGTGCTGACCGCTCGGGACTGACACCCGGGCCGGCGCCGGCGCGGTCCGCCGCTCGATCCCACCCCGCGCGGCGCGGCGGCGCGACACGATACGGACATGAGCGGACGCGAGGGCACCGGGCAGATCCCCACCGCACCGCCCGTCGACGTGCGGGCGTACCGCGAGGAGCCGGGCGCCGGCTCGAGGCCCTGGTACCGGGACACCTACCGATGGCTCACACCCGTCTTCGCGGCGGGCCTGGTGCTGGCGTGGCAGACGACGGACGTCGCGCCCGCGGTGCTCGCGGCGGGGATCACCGTCATGGCGGTGGGCCAGGTGCAGGGCCGACGCGGTGCCGTGCGGCGGACGGTCCTCGAGGTGGGTGCGCTCGGGGCCGTCGCGGTGGCCGCCCTGGTGCTCTGGGACCGCCTGCGCCCGCTGCCCGCGGGCGAGCTCGCCGTGCAGCTCGTCGTCGGAGCGCTCGCGGGTGCGGGCGTCGTCGCGCTGGTCGCCGCCGTCAGGCGTCGCCGCGCAGCTCGGGCGGCACGGCCGACGGCGGTGTGACGCCGACGGGCTCGACGAGCTCGAGCGGGTCCTCGTCGAGGTCGAGGACGCGCGAGCGGGCGGGCGGCGTCAGCGCCGTCTCGAACCGCACGGTCGCCTCCCGGCCGCGCACGTGCACGACCCAGCCGCGGCCGAGGGTCGCGTGCTCGACGTCGAGCCCGGGCCGCGCGTTGGACTCGTCGAGCGGCCGGCCCACCTGCGACCCGCCGAGCGGGCGCCCGACGACGGCCTTCTCCGCGCCGACGAGCCGCGCGTCGTCCTCGACGAGGGTGGCGACGAGGTCGGTGTCGCCCGACGCGTCGTCGTCCGGTGCTGCACCGGGACCGTCGTCGTCGCGCGCGACCTCCGCCAGCCGCCCGCCGACGTGGTCGTGCTCCCCGACGACCGCGCGCCGCGGCGCGTCGAACAGGTGCGCGTCGAGGTCGAGGGCCAGCTGGGCGTGCGACGACAGCGCGTGGAACGCGACGCCCAGCAGCCGCACCGGCTCGACGATGCCGGCGGCGAGCACCGCACGCCGGGCCGCGTCGCGCAGCTCGGCGTCGGACGCCGTCGGGTGCGGGAACGTCACCGAGCGCGTCACGGTGGAGAAGTCGGCGTAGCGGACCTTCGCGACGACCGTGCGCGCGGCCCCGCCGTGGCGCTCGAGCCGCTGCAGGGCCTCGTCGACGACGTCGTCCACGGCGGACAGCACGACGTCGCGGCCGCGCAGGTCGGTCGCGAACGTGCGCTCGGCGCCGGCGGACTTGCGCTCGGTCGTCGTGACGACGGGCCGGTCGTCCAGGCCACGGGACATGAGGTAGAGGCCGGTGCCGTGCGCCTCGCCGAGCGTCATGGTGAGCGTGTCCAGCGGCTGGCGGCGCAGGTCGGCGACCGTCCGCACCCCGAGGCGCTCGAGCGCACCCTGCGTCGCGGGGCCCACGCCGGGGACGGTGCGGACGTCGAGCGGCAGCAGCACGTCGTCCTCGTCCTGCGGCCGCACCACGACCACGCCGCCGGGCTTGCGCAGGTCGGACGCGATCTTCGCGACGAGCTTGGACCGCCCGACGCCGACCGACACCGTCAGGCCCGTCAGCTCGGCGACGCGGGCCTGCACCTGCGCGGCCGCGTCCTCGGGCTCGGGCGTGCCGCCGGGGCACAGGGCGAGGTCGGCGAACGCCTCGTCGATCGACAGCGGCTCGACCGCGGGCGTCAGCTCCCGCAGGACCCCCATGATGACCTGCGAGTACGCGGCGTACGCGGCGAACCGGGGGGCCAGCACCGCCGCCCCTGGGCTCAGGCGCCGCGCCCGCGACATGGGCATCGCCGAGCGCGCCCCGTGCCGCCGCGCCTCGTACGACGCGGTCGAGACGACGCCGCGCCCGCCGACCCCGCCGACGAGCACCGGCTTGCCGCGCAGCGACGGCTTGTCGCGCTGCTCGACGGCCGCGAAGAACGCGTCGGCGTCGAGGTGCAGGACGGTCGCGGAGTCGCGCACGCGCACGGCGGCCACGAGCCGCTGCGCTCGCTCGGCTGCCGGGTCCACCCCCCCATCCTCCGATGCCGGCGCGGGGTGCTCGTCCACGTCTCGGGACGCGGCCGTCGCGAGACCGGGCTCAGTGAGCTCATGGCCGACCATCAGCGACGTCAGCCCGGTCTCGCGACCGGCGCGTCCCACGACGTGGACGAGCGGGGCGTCAGCAGCTCTCGTGGACGGCACCGGGTGCCGTGCGCGGCAGCACGTCGCGGTCGCGCAGGACGACGGACAGGCCGGTGGCCCGCGTCGCGGGGTCCTGCTGCTCCGCGCACGCGGCGTCGAAGGCCGCACGGTCGTACTCGACGTCGAGCACGACGGGGTAGGCCGACGTGTACACGTCGCACTCCTCCCACTCGCGGCACTCCTCGGCGACGGCGAGGTCCGCGCCCAGCGCCCGGACCTGCGTCGTCAGCTCGGCGGTGTTCTTCTGCGCGAAGGCGAGGCCCGCGGCGTGCGCCCGCTCGACGAGCAGCGCGGCGTACGCGAGCGTGTCCGTCGTCGAGATGCGGCCGAGCGATCGGGTGTAGGAGTCGAGGTTGTCGACCTCGACGGCGTCGAACCCGGCGGCGGCGCACGCGTCGATCGCCGCGCCGACGCGCTCGGCGACGCGCTGCCGCAGGTCGTCCTCGGAGATGTCGTACAGCACCTCGTCCGGCCAGCCCTCGTCGCGCAGCGGCTCGCCGGCGTGGTGGAGCACCAGGCCGGGGTCGGTGCGCAGCAGGCGCTCGGTCTCGTGCGGCTGGGTCTGGAAGCCGTTGACGTAGCAGACGTCGTACCGGCCGGTGGGGGCCGCGGTCGAGTCCCGGACGACCACGCCCGCGCCCGCCGCGGGCTCGTCGGCACCACCGAGCTGGTACTCGAACGGCGTGCCCGGCGCGGGCAGCGTCACGGCACGGGCCGCCGGTGACGGGCTCGCCGCCGGTGTGCCGTCCGGTTCCGGCCCGGGCGTCGTCGGCGCGGACGGTGACGACGACGTCGGCGGGGAGCCGGCGGCGGGTGCCGCGTCGGGCGTCGGCGCGGCGCCGTCCGCCGGGGCGGGTTGCGCGGTCGACGTGGGGGCGTCGGGGGTCGACGAGGTGACGGGTGCAGTGCCGTCGACGGGCGCGCGGCACGCCGTGACCAGCACGAGGACCGCGCACGCGGCCACGAGGGCTGACGTGCGGCGGGGCGTCGTCCTCGGCACGCCGTCACTGTAGGCAGCCCCGCGGGGACCTGCCACGGCTGGCCACGGACGGGTGACCCGGGCGCCCGAGGCCGGTGAGAATCATCACGGGCCGGTAACGGAAGTTCGGTGACCTGCGAGGATGCTGGTGTGCCTACCCCTTACCGCGTGATGACCGTGTGCACCGGCAACATCTGCCGCTCGCCGATGGCGGAGATCGTGCTGCGGGAGCGGTTCGCGGCGGCCGGGCTCGCCGACGTGGTCGAGGTCGACTCGACGGGCATCAGCGGCGAGGAGCACGGCAACCCCGTGGACTGGCGCGCCCGGTCCGTGCTGCGCCGCCACGGGTACTCCACCGGTGACGGGCACGGTGCGCGGCAGACGCGTGCGTCGCACCTGGCCGCGCGCGACCTGGTGCTGCCCATGACCGCGGCCCACGCCCGCGCGCTGCGGCGCCTGGCCGACGACGACCCGGCGGTGACCGAGCGGATCCGGATGTTCCGCAGCTTCGACCCCGCCGCCCCGGCGGAGCCGGGTCAGCCCGAGCAGGTGCTCGACGTGGACGACCCCTGGTACGGCCCCGAGGAGGGGTTCGAGACGACGCTGGCGGAGATCGAGGCGGCGGCCGACGGCATCGTCGCCCACGTCCGCGACGCCCTGCGCTACCGCGCCGACCCGGCCTGACTCCACCCATGTCGTGACGCTGCGGACGCGCGCCGATGTGGCACGGTGCTCGCTGTGCCCCCCGCGATCCGCCACGTCCTGTTCCCCGGCCGCCACCACCTGGTCACGTCGTTCCAGGTCACGTACCTGACGGACCTGCTCGCCGGGCGCGTCCGCGACACCGCGGGCGAGCCGGTCGCGTGCGCGCCCGACGCGCGGGTGGTGTGGGCGCTGACGTCCGCCACGCACAGCGGCACGCGGCGCAACCCCGTCCCGGCGCACCGCCGCGAGGCCATGATCGAGGCGGTCACGACGCGCGCCGGGCTGCCGTCGCTGGTCGTGCCGGTCGCCGACGTCCTGCCCAGCCCGCGGTTCGCGCACACGGTGCTCGCGACGTCGGAGCTGGTGCTCGGGCACGCGCTCACGCCGGCCGACACCGTGGTCGCCTGCTCGACGCCCGACGTCGCGGCGATGTACGCGGCCGACGGGTTCCGCGTCGTGACGGTCGAGGACGGCGCACCGGGCGACCCCGACCGGCCGTGGGCGGTGCTCGAGCGGATGGTGGCCGGCGACGAGGCGTGGCGCGCCCTGGCGCACCCGGACGCGGTCGCGTTCTACGAGCGCTACCGCCTCGACGAGCACGTGCGGCTCGTCCACACCGACCCGACCGTGCAGGACGACGGCGACCTGACCGAGACCCGCGACTACGCGACGTACACGGCGGCGTTCGACGACGCGTCGGACCGCAAGTGGGCGCAGGTCGCGCCGCACGTGCGGCCGGGGCGCGTCGTCGACCTGGGCTGCGCGGCCGGTGGCCTGCTGGAGCGCGCCGCGCGGGACCCGCGCCTCGCGGAGTCGGACCTCTACGGCGTCGACGTGTCCCGCCACCTGGTCGCCGAGGCGGAGCACCGCCGCGCGCAGGGCGTGTTCGCCAACCCCAACGTGTTCTTCGCGCAGCGCAACCTGCTGCTGGGCCCGGTGTTCCACGAGCGCTCCGTCGACACGACGACCACCATCGCCCTGACGCACGAGATCGCCAGCTACGGCGACGGCCGCGCGGACCTCGAGCTCCTCGCGCGCCGCATCTTCGACCAGACGCGTCCGGGCGGGGTGTGGATCAACTCCGACGTGCTGGGCCCGGCCGAGCCGGACCGCGTCGTCGACCTGGTCCTCGACGGCGACGGCGACGTGCCCGCGCGCGACCTGACGGCCCTCGAGCGCGGGGACGCCGCCGCGTACGTCGCGGCACTCTCGCCCGCGGCCAGGCTCACGCAGTTCACCCAGGACTTCCCGGCGCTGTCCGGCGCGGACGTGAAGGTCGAGTGGGTCGAGCGGGGGACCGCCCGCAGCGTCGCGCGCACGACGCTGCGCACCGCGATGGAGTACCTGTACACCCGCGACTACACGGACTCGTGGCTCTCGGAGTGCCACGAGCGGTTCTGCGACCTCACGGGCGACGACTGGGCGGACCTGCTGACGGGTGTGGGCTTCGAGCTCGAGCCGGGCAGCGGGCCGTGGCGCAACGACTGGCTCGTGGAGAACCGCCTGCGGGTGGGCGCGGCGCTGCGGGACCCGGTGACGGGCGAGGCGATCGACTGGCCGGACACGCACGTGCTGACGGTGGCGCGGCGGCCTCTGGTGCCGGTGGCGGGCTGACGTCGAGGATCCTCGACGCGTGCCGAGAGGCGTCGACAGCCGTCGGGTCCGCTGCGGCGCGGCAGGATGGGCGTCATGAAGGTCGCCGCCCGCGCGCACGTGCCGCCGTTCGCTGTCATGGAGATCCTCGCTGCCGCGAACGCGCGCCGCGCCGCCGGGGAGCACGTGCTCAACCTGTGCGCGGGTGAGCCGTCGACCGGGGCGTCCGACGTGGTCCGGCAGCGCGCGATCGAGCTGCTGACGGCCGGGGACCTGGGGTACACCGAGTCGCTGGGCGCGCCCGGGCTGCGCGCTGCCATCGCCGCGCACTACGGCGACACGTACGGCGTCGACGTCGACCCGGCGCGCGTCGCGGTCACGACCGGGTCG contains:
- a CDS encoding YchJ family protein — its product is MTRCPCGSGLPFDECCEPLHSGARTAGTAEQLMRSRFSAFAVGDAAHLLRSWHPSTRPADLALDEDVRWYRLDVLATSGGGAFDTAGTVEFEAFWRGPDGRGSVREVNRFVRGPEGWQYVDGDTTPR
- a CDS encoding PQQ-binding-like beta-propeller repeat protein, whose translation is MGDPVLVVLDDDADAPTPQDPAPSVRRRWWIAVLVAVALVLVAAQVVADARERARVTAVGRLPGVLAPQPDPPRVAWQVDDDTVDVVVVGRDLVEERIAADGAMTLTARDVATGAERWTVPVLGAPTVPLAEDTTRYGLQCADGPGLPGRLVCLAHDATSVSTPDGQGAGASTTRSAPATSATVVVVDLGDGEVRERHGADEGGAVAAALEVVGDQVVLAAPLDDGTTAWALDPATGAERWRVHAETGFGGGWLRWGAEVRVVPVGDEAVAVLGAGAVLLDASDGTATGSAGTLATVLGARPDGSALVVASEGYTRLMGPERDVRLDGGPIPVTVDDGSVPDLALTLSGGLRAWDAATGEMRWRARDVTGTQEALVLGGRVHAHDGYRVSTLDARTGEILWEVTAPELFSPDAAVAGLATDGVLLLVDGLDAPASRAELVAVDPGAGTVRWEADLPDVTSVGTIDGVLAARNPAGTVVLR
- a CDS encoding LPXTG cell wall anchor domain-containing protein; protein product: MNRRLPIVLMSVAALVVLPATTAAAGGGQHGSGKPGYSSGPDKGRPDKGKPTTSPADLCGGKRHGDPIAWEAYTCEKATGYFLYKKKDVSKPAGWSNSRTQHRVALHEVWAWPTDDASARREASPRLPKNAQVIPLTLDAKDTADVCAAPGAYGLQVDLVGNGVAGRKLDLLASVPTVITPPDGGFSADTLAYYGHYDVTKLVDIDALCDAGEVVPPPVTTPPVTPTPTPSASPSPSAIPTPAPSPSPSETSDVLPAPVETPAPSPTPTPSPSPSETSDVLPAPVETPVPSPSPSETSEVLPAPAETPTPSATPTPAPTPTATERSEVLSAVEDDDTLAATGTQAAVGLLAAIAAIAGGAALLLVRRRRHAAS
- a CDS encoding TetR/AcrR family transcriptional regulator, with translation MTPSSSGAHRSADERRAQLLDAALDVLREHGLAGLTTRAVTARAGVTHGIFHYVFGSKAALVRALIDRELTGAAAAWGAATATDDLETALRQAVRAQLDIVRADPGHQAALFELIRAARDDADVSAAEWERRQYLAEIERQLVSWSDRGGVTWDAPVEHVAALVLSATDGVVQTWVADHDDARADASADLLARAVASLARPA
- a CDS encoding GNAT family N-acetyltransferase, with the protein product MIVVVPAAPSDLHAAAAVLAGSFADDPVTGAVVGGAAADRLARTQHLFVGLLRPAVADGTVDVARRSGDPDVLGVAIWEAPGAVTSIPRLARQLPSFLRACGAGGLVRAATTKHAIDRHRPRRPHWYLQEIGVVAEARGMGVGGTLLDARLAVVDAQDAPAYLESSTERNRRLYRRHGFVDVAPVRGVTAAPMAMWRPPVTERSAPTVATPDPTA
- the map gene encoding type I methionyl aminopeptidase; translation: MALKSPAEIEQMRPAGRFVADVLTSLREVARVGMTTADLDAHAREMIAKAGAHSVYLGYHPSFGAMPYPGVLCTSVNDSALHGLPSERVLQDGDVLSIDFACQVEGWVADSALTFQLGTQTPEAQRLIAATEQALAAGIAAAQPNARMGDVSAAIGRAARQGGYGINTDFGGHGVGRTMHEDPHVPNDGRPGSGQRLKPGLVIAIEPWFMAGGSGYVIDDDGWTIRSADGSLAAHAEHTVAITKRGPVVLTARD
- a CDS encoding DNA polymerase IV; the protein is MDPAAERAQRLVAAVRVRDSATVLHLDADAFFAAVEQRDKPSLRGKPVLVGGVGGRGVVSTASYEARRHGARSAMPMSRARRLSPGAAVLAPRFAAYAAYSQVIMGVLRELTPAVEPLSIDEAFADLALCPGGTPEPEDAAAQVQARVAELTGLTVSVGVGRSKLVAKIASDLRKPGGVVVVRPQDEDDVLLPLDVRTVPGVGPATQGALERLGVRTVADLRRQPLDTLTMTLGEAHGTGLYLMSRGLDDRPVVTTTERKSAGAERTFATDLRGRDVVLSAVDDVVDEALQRLERHGGAARTVVAKVRYADFSTVTRSVTFPHPTASDAELRDAARRAVLAAGIVEPVRLLGVAFHALSSHAQLALDLDAHLFDAPRRAVVGEHDHVGGRLAEVARDDDGPGAAPDDDASGDTDLVATLVEDDARLVGAEKAVVGRPLGGSQVGRPLDESNARPGLDVEHATLGRGWVVHVRGREATVRFETALTPPARSRVLDLDEDPLELVEPVGVTPPSAVPPELRGDA
- a CDS encoding endo alpha-1,4 polygalactosaminidase, whose protein sequence is MPRTTPRRTSALVAACAVLVLVTACRAPVDGTAPVTSSTPDAPTSTAQPAPADGAAPTPDAAPAAGSPPTSSSPSAPTTPGPEPDGTPAASPSPAARAVTLPAPGTPFEYQLGGADEPAAGAGVVVRDSTAAPTGRYDVCYVNGFQTQPHETERLLRTDPGLVLHHAGEPLRDEGWPDEVLYDISEDDLRQRVAERVGAAIDACAAAGFDAVEVDNLDSYTRSLGRISTTDTLAYAALLVERAHAAGLAFAQKNTAELTTQVRALGADLAVAEECREWEECDVYTSAYPVVLDVEYDRAAFDAACAEQQDPATRATGLSVVLRDRDVLPRTAPGAVHESC
- a CDS encoding low molecular weight protein-tyrosine-phosphatase, giving the protein MPTPYRVMTVCTGNICRSPMAEIVLRERFAAAGLADVVEVDSTGISGEEHGNPVDWRARSVLRRHGYSTGDGHGARQTRASHLAARDLVLPMTAAHARALRRLADDDPAVTERIRMFRSFDPAAPAEPGQPEQVLDVDDPWYGPEEGFETTLAEIEAAADGIVAHVRDALRYRADPA
- a CDS encoding class I SAM-dependent methyltransferase, which translates into the protein MPPAIRHVLFPGRHHLVTSFQVTYLTDLLAGRVRDTAGEPVACAPDARVVWALTSATHSGTRRNPVPAHRREAMIEAVTTRAGLPSLVVPVADVLPSPRFAHTVLATSELVLGHALTPADTVVACSTPDVAAMYAADGFRVVTVEDGAPGDPDRPWAVLERMVAGDEAWRALAHPDAVAFYERYRLDEHVRLVHTDPTVQDDGDLTETRDYATYTAAFDDASDRKWAQVAPHVRPGRVVDLGCAAGGLLERAARDPRLAESDLYGVDVSRHLVAEAEHRRAQGVFANPNVFFAQRNLLLGPVFHERSVDTTTTIALTHEIASYGDGRADLELLARRIFDQTRPGGVWINSDVLGPAEPDRVVDLVLDGDGDVPARDLTALERGDAAAYVAALSPAARLTQFTQDFPALSGADVKVEWVERGTARSVARTTLRTAMEYLYTRDYTDSWLSECHERFCDLTGDDWADLLTGVGFELEPGSGPWRNDWLVENRLRVGAALRDPVTGEAIDWPDTHVLTVARRPLVPVAG